In one window of Mytilus galloprovincialis chromosome 6, xbMytGall1.hap1.1, whole genome shotgun sequence DNA:
- the LOC143080598 gene encoding transcription termination factor 4, mitochondrial-like, protein MFHCKFLHAAMKNRLFLLFRYGANYMTMSSRSVHYCIRGSIQCWDFHENSCQSFHIRHCASEAALTNMKERVTINYEIQIEETTDKIYEYYRSCNIMIVSSGKERIKDYVQHLVNLKLKIKDIEQLMLTSPKIFTTEDTCTLTKQLREYGFSPKQLVHILCKFPDILDMNFETFLKNLEIFRNIGFSDDVLMALVVSDPTILLLEQEYVIHRVDELKKMFLSKSVLQLIVKSPLVLTEDINMIHLKYEYVSHRMGATPGQVIRSNLFSHSMDYIKCRHQFLTRAGLYKKITKDTGEIGKNPSLREMLDTSDEIFAKKHGKMTVAEYQTFVKIFEKEMSAEEVD, encoded by the coding sequence ATGTTCCATTGTAAGTTTCTTCATGCTGCTATGAAAAACAGATTATTTCTGTTATTCAGATATGGGGCCAATTATATGACCATGTCTTCTAGATCAGTACATTATTGTATTAGAGGCAGTATACAATGTTGGGATTTTCATGAAAACAGCTGTCAGTCTTTCCATATAAGACATTGTGCCTCTGAAGCAGCTCTTACTAACATGAAGGAAAGAGTGACAATAAACTATGAAATACAGATTGAAGAAACAACAGACAAAATTTATGAATATTACAGAAGTTGCAACATAATGATTGTTTCATCAGGAAAAGAGAGAATAAAAGACTATGTCCAGCATCTGGttaatttaaagttgaaaataaagGATATTGAACAATTGATGTTAACATCGCCAAAGATTTTCACCACGGAAGACACGTGTACACTTACAAAACAGTTAAGAGAGTATGGATTTTCTCCTAAACAACTGGTTCATATACTCTGTAAGTTTCCAGATATTTTAGACATGAACTTTGAGACATTTCTTAAGAACTTAGAAATATTTCGTAACATTGGGTTCAGTGATGATGTCCTTATGGCTCTGGTTGTATCGGATCCAACGATCTTATTACTTGAACAGGAATACGTAATTCATCGTGTTgatgaacttaaaaaaatgtttttatcaaagTCAGTTCTACAGTTAATTGTAAAGTCGCCTTTGGTTCTTACGGAAGATATAAATATGATCCATTTGAAATATGAATATGTTTCTCATCGAATGGGAGCAACACCAGGACAGGTTATACGTAGCAATTTATTTTCTCACTCGATGGACTATATCAAGTGTAGGCATCAGTTCTTAACAAGAGCAGGACTGTACAAGAAAATTACCAAGGATACAGGTGAAATAGGCAAGAATCCATCACTTCGGGAAATGTTGGACACAAGTGATGAGATATTTGCCAAGAAACATGGCAAAATGACAGTAGctgaatatcaaacatttgttaaaatatttgaaaaagagatGTCTGCTGAGGAGGTGGACTGa